One Alligator mississippiensis isolate rAllMis1 chromosome 16, rAllMis1, whole genome shotgun sequence genomic region harbors:
- the HOATZ gene encoding cilia- and flagella-associated protein HOATZ isoform X1, with the protein MGLELIVGINESNSTQRSLVTSLAAKSYRTDQNAKRGRKAVAPAPRYELEQIPLEAQKAQKAEEKEKYLQKAKRRDEILALLRKQREERITKELFAHLHKPKTRAGQERAMASDSDVNDQETVKALV; encoded by the exons ATGGGTCTTGAGTTGATTGTGGGGATCAACGAGAGCAACTCCACGCAGCGATCCCTGGTAACATCTCTGGCGGCCAAGAGCTACCGAACTGACCAAAACGCCAAAAGAG GGAGGAAGGCGGTTGCCCCGGCGCCCCGGTACG AGCTGGAACAAATCCCCCTGGAAGCCCAGAAGGCCCAGaaagctgaagaaaaagaaaagtatctTCAGAAG GCCAAGAGAAGAGATGAAATACTAGCTCTGCTGAGGAAGCAACGAGAAGAACGGATCACG aaaGAATTGTTTGCTCATCTACATAAACCAAAGACCCGAGCAGGCCAGGAAAG GGCAATGGCATCTGATTCTGATGTTAATGATCAAGAAACAGTAAAGGCTCTTGTTTAG
- the HOATZ gene encoding cilia- and flagella-associated protein HOATZ isoform X2, translating into MGLELIVGINESNSTQRSLVTSLAAKSYRTDQNAKRGRKAVAPAPRYELEQIPLEAQKAQKAEEKEKYLQKQPQNGNPVWMWLLSVVSAQNRACPHTQQISKDRPREEMKY; encoded by the exons ATGGGTCTTGAGTTGATTGTGGGGATCAACGAGAGCAACTCCACGCAGCGATCCCTGGTAACATCTCTGGCGGCCAAGAGCTACCGAACTGACCAAAACGCCAAAAGAG GGAGGAAGGCGGTTGCCCCGGCGCCCCGGTACG AGCTGGAACAAATCCCCCTGGAAGCCCAGAAGGCCCAGaaagctgaagaaaaagaaaagtatctTCAGAAG caaCCGCAGAATGGCAATCCTGTGTGGATGTGGCTGCTTTCTGTTGTTTCTGCACAAAACAGAGCCTGCCCTCATACCCAACAAATCAGCAAGGATAG GCCAAGAGAAGAGATGAAATACTAG